Proteins from a single region of Candidatus Dependentiae bacterium:
- a CDS encoding amino acid ABC transporter substrate-binding protein, with product MNSVRLYSLFGCIFFILFLSSCRNPSTSYTQIKKTITFGMLPADAPFMAVNEHGEYEGFDVDVAREIGKVLDRPIRIIDLGMAELFIALDRKKIDVLMCGLSITTQRRERFNLVHYQGHGVKTFPLVFWNQAPANIGSMEDLRGHNITIAVLPGTLQEGFAQQFDFVKTKAINTYADIILELQYKKVDAALFDEAIESFVKQFPQFRVINVPLGDFESHGHGIALHKTNSELTQQIEQAMQTLKNNGTIARLEKAWQMNGENND from the coding sequence ATGAATTCTGTTCGCCTGTACAGCCTCTTTGGCTGCATATTTTTTATATTGTTTTTATCGTCATGTCGCAATCCCTCAACATCTTATACTCAAATAAAAAAGACCATCACCTTTGGCATGCTCCCTGCCGATGCACCATTTATGGCGGTCAATGAGCACGGTGAATACGAAGGATTTGATGTTGATGTTGCCCGTGAAATAGGCAAAGTATTGGACCGCCCCATACGAATTATCGATCTGGGAATGGCTGAGCTTTTTATCGCCCTTGATCGCAAAAAAATCGACGTACTCATGTGTGGCCTCTCCATCACCACGCAGCGCCGAGAACGCTTTAACCTTGTTCATTATCAGGGTCATGGGGTTAAAACCTTCCCACTCGTTTTTTGGAATCAAGCACCTGCCAATATTGGCTCCATGGAGGACCTACGTGGACACAACATCACTATTGCCGTTCTTCCCGGAACCTTGCAAGAAGGATTTGCTCAGCAGTTCGATTTTGTAAAGACCAAGGCGATCAATACCTATGCAGATATTATCCTTGAGCTTCAGTACAAAAAGGTTGATGCTGCGCTCTTTGATGAGGCGATTGAGAGCTTTGTTAAGCAGTTTCCTCAATTTCGCGTTATCAATGTCCCACTTGGCGACTTTGAATCTCATGGGCATGGCATTGCGCTGCACAAGACAAATAGTGAGCTTACTCAACAAATTGAACAAGCAATGCAAACACTCAAAAATAATGGCACCATTGCCCGCTTAGAAAAAGCCTGGCAAATGAATGGGGAAAACAATGATTAA
- a CDS encoding AAA family ATPase, which produces MKYFNTATIICLLLLSNPVNINAQPTKKKLTKKSTELISKAPLKPLPININDFKKIILGKYFYVDKTRAIHNLYRGEKQHFYFLTRPQGFGKTTLLSTIKAYFGNDASLLEGLYVAKRKRWKEMSPKSVITLDFSTIPHRTSAEEFKEFLAESLDTITEELNCNTSKSKSPILKMRNLVNKLYGRKKRKVVILIDNYDTPIMVKSSHQKAIYQQLKDFYSALHGLEDKIEFLFITGLCNFWEKDLLAQLNLINLSHDERSKKLIGFSQKELAKNFTPYVNEFAQSSKMTAIDVLKKLETWYGGYDFTTQDDETEYVANPKSILKALSQSSYSSFFEKSSLYGLLSDAEKDSESKRLIAKITSDEPCEIDSMSLDLHPETSLGQDLRVIPVLHQLGIIAAQQLSLKPPRYNLTCPNKEARNILKDKEILKLMTPELSTAINENFLAVKEAIANHNPELLISTINKIIFAIPSKIRIAKEAYFQSIIHIILMGLDLSPNSEYTSGEGVADTVLYTDEMDYIFEYKLNKKSIHGFKQIYDRRYANGFAHRNKPITCIAMSFYWKGDDSTEKTTPPLRISYRIGYIDVDGNCIDPHELITYKSIDDFKKYCLDHPKNQKTPTKRAKTFADAQKEALQKSDADMEAELMGWKKTGLQSSKAIVFK; this is translated from the coding sequence ATGAAGTACTTCAACACTGCTACGATTATTTGCTTACTCCTGCTTTCAAATCCAGTGAACATCAATGCTCAACCTACAAAGAAAAAATTAACTAAAAAAAGTACAGAACTCATCTCAAAAGCTCCTCTTAAACCATTACCCATAAATATTAACGACTTTAAAAAAATTATTCTTGGTAAGTATTTCTACGTTGATAAAACTCGAGCAATTCATAATCTGTATCGAGGGGAAAAACAACATTTTTATTTTTTAACACGTCCGCAGGGATTTGGTAAAACCACACTCCTTTCAACGATTAAAGCTTATTTTGGAAACGATGCCTCACTCTTGGAAGGACTTTATGTTGCCAAAAGAAAACGCTGGAAAGAGATGTCACCAAAATCTGTTATAACGCTAGATTTTTCAACCATACCTCACCGGACGTCTGCAGAAGAATTTAAAGAATTCTTAGCAGAATCGCTCGATACAATTACTGAAGAACTCAACTGCAATACAAGCAAAAGTAAATCCCCAATCTTGAAAATGCGGAATCTTGTTAATAAGCTCTATGGAAGAAAAAAGCGAAAAGTTGTTATTTTAATCGACAACTATGATACCCCAATCATGGTCAAGAGCTCACATCAGAAAGCAATCTACCAACAACTCAAAGATTTTTATTCCGCACTCCATGGCCTAGAAGATAAAATTGAATTTTTATTTATTACTGGATTGTGTAACTTTTGGGAAAAAGATCTCTTAGCGCAACTTAATCTCATCAATTTATCTCATGATGAAAGAAGTAAAAAGCTCATCGGTTTTTCTCAAAAAGAATTAGCAAAAAATTTTACTCCGTATGTTAATGAGTTTGCACAATCAAGTAAAATGACTGCAATTGATGTTCTTAAAAAATTAGAAACTTGGTATGGAGGTTATGATTTTACCACTCAGGATGACGAAACCGAATACGTTGCCAATCCAAAATCAATTTTAAAAGCACTTTCACAGAGCTCATATAGTAGTTTTTTTGAAAAAAGCAGTTTATATGGCTTACTCAGTGATGCTGAAAAAGATTCAGAATCAAAGCGTTTGATAGCAAAAATAACCTCAGATGAACCATGTGAAATAGATAGCATGAGCCTTGATCTACACCCTGAAACATCACTTGGTCAAGACCTAAGAGTCATTCCTGTTCTTCACCAGCTTGGGATAATTGCTGCTCAACAATTATCATTAAAACCACCACGCTACAACCTTACTTGCCCCAATAAGGAAGCTCGAAATATTTTAAAAGATAAAGAAATACTCAAGCTCATGACACCAGAATTGAGCACTGCAATTAACGAAAACTTTTTGGCTGTGAAGGAAGCAATTGCAAACCATAATCCTGAGCTTTTAATCAGCACAATTAATAAGATTATTTTTGCCATCCCATCAAAAATTCGTATTGCTAAAGAAGCATACTTTCAGTCAATCATTCACATTATTTTAATGGGATTGGACCTTTCTCCAAATTCTGAATATACCTCAGGAGAAGGTGTTGCTGACACCGTTTTGTACACCGATGAAATGGATTATATTTTTGAGTACAAGCTCAATAAAAAAAGCATACATGGCTTCAAGCAAATATATGACCGACGTTATGCTAATGGATTTGCTCATAGAAACAAGCCGATTACTTGCATTGCAATGTCATTTTATTGGAAAGGCGATGATTCTACAGAAAAAACAACTCCTCCCCTGAGAATATCGTATCGTATTGGCTATATTGACGTAGACGGTAATTGTATCGACCCCCATGAACTGATTACCTACAAATCAATCGATGATTTTAAAAAATACTGCCTTGACCACCCTAAAAATCAAAAAACTCCTACAAAGCGAGCAAAAACCTTCGCTGATGCTCAAAAAGAGGCTCTCCAAAAAAGTGATGCCGATATGGAGGCTGAACTCATGGGCTGGAAAAAAACGGGCCTACAATCTTCAAAAGCAATCGTTTTTAAATAA
- a CDS encoding serine/threonine protein phosphatase — MSKSSFADDSQWLSESTLKKELFNANAVFDYSEPIHPFVQKLIVPSGSKVCFIGDLHGSIHSLLRNLWRLVTLGYLDENFVIKKPEFYMIFNGDFVDRGRYGVEVLYTLMRLKLANWDKIHLLRGNHEDKDLNERDGFLSELEAKFEIGDIKKVYKESLLANAKKVDVSTYDKIISFDVEKQQYARLVEEFERLKPEIKHFAVLGEQGKRINELFRKASVNKIKALKSLKEKEKSSVVEEFNAQLMRKMHNPYDFVWRFFEMLPFALFLGSGEGEGLAFVQCCHGGVEPGYDPKPFIASDKSFDLISLTISQNETEELPYYEDEKPNNYAGFNWSDFAQSYSNNKEIEDRVRQDVLDHLQGKGLSIQQIDFNSFMKKGFEMLKGNIVWNVSRGGGYIADIVSTFRYLEKNKLRAFFRGHQDQLFGLKMFFKDDFVYQIAWDTDLSFQRERNYSCGPYNWRRVTSADDQVNPNGFQIAKYVPVFTFTSATEGQVVPYDCFGILTTGPTYDDWLLKPYEINLEPVGRELQRQEKYVALDVAQPESSDQVTIKFVDDPEQAGVVQGLSELSVVPIVTKVE, encoded by the coding sequence ATGAGCAAGAGCTCTTTTGCAGATGATTCTCAGTGGCTGTCTGAGAGCACTCTGAAAAAAGAACTTTTTAATGCGAACGCAGTCTTTGACTACAGTGAACCAATTCATCCATTCGTACAAAAACTTATCGTTCCATCAGGAAGTAAGGTTTGCTTTATAGGAGACTTGCATGGAAGTATTCATTCGCTTTTACGCAATTTGTGGAGGCTTGTGACTTTAGGCTATTTGGATGAGAATTTTGTGATTAAAAAACCAGAATTCTATATGATTTTTAATGGCGATTTTGTCGATCGAGGGCGTTATGGGGTTGAGGTTTTGTATACACTTATGCGATTAAAGCTTGCAAATTGGGATAAAATCCATCTTTTACGTGGAAATCATGAAGATAAAGATTTAAATGAGCGTGATGGTTTTTTGTCTGAACTTGAAGCAAAATTTGAGATCGGTGATATTAAAAAAGTGTACAAGGAATCGTTGCTTGCGAATGCAAAAAAAGTGGATGTAAGTACTTACGATAAGATTATTTCTTTTGATGTCGAGAAACAGCAGTATGCTCGTTTGGTTGAAGAGTTTGAGCGCCTAAAACCTGAGATAAAGCATTTCGCTGTACTTGGTGAGCAGGGTAAAAGAATAAATGAACTATTTAGAAAGGCCAGTGTAAACAAAATAAAGGCATTAAAAAGTTTGAAAGAAAAAGAAAAGTCTTCAGTTGTAGAGGAATTTAATGCACAGCTTATGCGTAAGATGCACAATCCTTATGACTTTGTTTGGCGTTTTTTTGAAATGCTTCCTTTTGCACTGTTCTTAGGTTCTGGAGAAGGTGAAGGTCTTGCATTTGTACAGTGTTGTCACGGTGGTGTTGAGCCAGGTTATGACCCTAAGCCATTTATAGCATCAGATAAGTCGTTTGATTTAATATCATTAACAATTTCTCAAAATGAAACGGAAGAGCTTCCTTATTACGAAGATGAAAAGCCCAATAACTATGCAGGGTTTAATTGGAGTGACTTTGCGCAGAGTTACTCGAACAATAAAGAGATTGAAGATAGAGTGCGCCAAGATGTACTCGATCATCTTCAAGGAAAAGGTCTATCAATTCAGCAAATAGATTTTAATAGTTTTATGAAAAAGGGCTTTGAAATGCTTAAGGGCAACATTGTGTGGAATGTCTCGCGTGGTGGTGGCTATATAGCTGACATAGTTTCTACATTTCGTTATCTAGAAAAAAATAAATTACGAGCATTTTTTCGAGGACACCAAGACCAGCTTTTTGGGTTAAAAATGTTTTTCAAGGATGATTTTGTCTATCAAATAGCTTGGGATACTGATTTATCATTTCAGCGGGAACGCAATTACTCCTGTGGCCCATACAATTGGCGACGAGTTACTTCAGCTGATGATCAAGTAAATCCAAATGGGTTTCAGATAGCAAAATATGTTCCCGTATTTACTTTTACTTCGGCAACCGAAGGACAAGTTGTTCCCTATGATTGCTTTGGCATTTTGACGACTGGTCCAACGTATGATGACTGGCTTTTAAAGCCGTATGAAATAAATCTTGAGCCTGTTGGCAGGGAGCTTCAACGCCAAGAGAAATATGTTGCATTGGATGTAGCTCAGCCAGAGTCTAGTGACCAGGTTACTATTAAATTTGTTGACGATCCTGAGCAGGCTGGAGTAGTACAGGGGCTCTCTGAATTGTCAGTTGTACCGATAGTAACGAAGGTTGAGTAA
- a CDS encoding ankyrin repeat domain-containing protein, translating into MNKSIKLLGLVFGTLAVLPGSIMYAMNPEYAKQLAERRKRLMQGDAQRQVVQQQAADEQEREIQNQLEFIAAIENEIKAFTRGLGDVQSYEAIFTLLGNIITELEKKINGHSIIGLRASIHAAVVQAVEALRAHMLTIVQAVQNSDPLSSEILVLENASYLQQFEMQLQRIAALLNYQHEGSFLAIDMVTELDEEFAQNLQINEFHNNNFAINNNNNDVISDDDFAMQVQNDKKRKLEVVGAHSGYNITKKQKNDSEEAIQNDNNNIIGLNEPQPEPIVINYRENPDLTFAEEWMKGATHISGINHLSKIYDQYLGMWGNISSDIAQAIGETLYKENKLRYAKGRCRRRYGKFARKPLHDAIRYGFFEIANLLIHAGVDPNLVDQDFELPLNIAIRSCLNKKNRRFSIELVKTLINTGASINPKRQNGNYELCSPLREAVKNEDIEIINLLIDSGAIINLEVASDSLGVDPELIPLHIAVKSENREVAKILLEKGARVNKRDVYGETALHIAAKNNDVRMVELLLKNGAKPNKVNRSDSTALHIAAQSGFFELYHFLIERGANDSLLDLENKTANDYLLARWVGGYSFIFMKARRARRSR; encoded by the coding sequence GTGAATAAAAGTATCAAATTATTAGGACTGGTTTTTGGAACGTTGGCAGTTTTGCCCGGTTCAATAATGTATGCAATGAACCCTGAGTATGCAAAGCAGCTTGCCGAGCGTAGAAAAAGATTGATGCAGGGTGATGCGCAGCGACAAGTTGTGCAACAACAAGCTGCAGATGAGCAAGAACGAGAAATTCAAAATCAACTCGAGTTTATTGCTGCAATTGAAAACGAAATCAAAGCATTCACGCGTGGTCTTGGCGATGTGCAAAGTTATGAAGCAATTTTTACGCTTCTGGGCAATATCATTACCGAGCTTGAAAAGAAAATTAATGGTCATTCAATCATTGGTTTGCGTGCATCAATTCATGCTGCAGTTGTGCAAGCAGTAGAAGCACTTCGTGCTCACATGCTTACCATTGTGCAGGCTGTTCAAAACAGTGACCCTCTTTCGAGTGAAATTCTTGTTCTTGAAAATGCATCGTACTTGCAACAATTTGAAATGCAATTGCAGCGAATTGCCGCATTGCTTAATTACCAGCATGAAGGCTCATTTCTTGCCATTGATATGGTCACAGAACTTGACGAAGAATTTGCTCAAAATTTACAGATAAACGAATTCCACAATAATAATTTTGCTATTAATAACAATAATAATGATGTTATTAGCGATGATGATTTTGCGATGCAAGTGCAAAACGATAAAAAGCGTAAGCTGGAAGTTGTTGGTGCGCATTCAGGTTATAATATTACGAAAAAACAAAAAAATGATAGCGAAGAAGCTATTCAAAATGACAATAACAATATTATTGGCCTCAATGAGCCACAACCAGAACCAATAGTCATTAATTATAGAGAAAATCCAGATTTAACCTTTGCAGAAGAGTGGATGAAAGGCGCCACTCATATTTCTGGGATTAATCATTTATCAAAGATATACGATCAATACTTGGGCATGTGGGGCAATATATCGAGTGACATTGCTCAAGCTATAGGAGAAACTTTATATAAAGAAAACAAGTTGCGATATGCCAAAGGACGATGTCGAAGGAGATATGGAAAATTTGCCAGAAAGCCTCTTCATGATGCTATAAGATATGGTTTTTTTGAAATAGCAAACCTATTGATTCATGCTGGAGTAGATCCAAATTTGGTTGATCAAGATTTTGAATTACCACTTAATATTGCTATAAGATCTTGTTTAAATAAAAAGAATAGGCGCTTTTCAATTGAGCTAGTCAAAACATTAATAAATACAGGAGCAAGTATCAATCCAAAACGTCAGAATGGTAACTACGAACTCTGTTCACCTCTGAGAGAGGCTGTAAAGAATGAGGATATCGAAATAATTAACCTATTGATTGATTCAGGTGCAATTATTAATTTAGAAGTTGCCAGTGACTCTTTAGGCGTTGACCCTGAACTTATACCGCTTCATATTGCTGTAAAATCAGAAAACAGAGAAGTTGCTAAGATCCTGCTCGAAAAAGGAGCTCGTGTAAACAAACGAGATGTGTATGGGGAAACAGCTCTTCATATTGCCGCGAAGAATAATGACGTACGTATGGTCGAGCTTTTGCTTAAAAACGGTGCTAAGCCTAACAAGGTAAATCGAAGCGATTCTACAGCTCTTCATATTGCCGCACAATCTGGTTTTTTTGAGCTGTATCATTTTCTCATTGAACGTGGCGCGAATGATTCTTTGCTCGATCTAGAAAATAAAACGGCAAATGACTATTTGCTGGCTCGCTGGGTTGGTGGCTATAGCTTTATCTTCATGAAAGCTCGAAGAGCACGAAGAAGCAGATGA
- a CDS encoding amino acid ABC transporter ATP-binding protein, producing MVIAHNLSLRYSRRESLILDNISVTFFAGRITLLLGKSGAGKTTLLRCIAGLEKAAQGTITIDRKKLSQLTPAQRAGQVGIVFQQYNLFPHLTVEENCMQPLMVTHGILEDHARTQAHDYLKLVDMEGFAHRYPAQLSGGQQQRVALARALCLEPQVLLLDEPTSALDPTNTQSLVLLLQRLAAEGLAIVISSHDMEFVRSILDQAYLIEKGKLVDKFDRLNTPLRSDSPINRFLMPKA from the coding sequence ATGGTCATCGCTCATAATCTTTCACTGCGCTATTCACGCAGAGAATCGTTGATACTTGATAATATCTCAGTCACCTTTTTCGCTGGACGCATTACTTTATTACTCGGAAAAAGTGGTGCAGGAAAAACAACGCTCTTGCGCTGCATTGCAGGGCTTGAAAAAGCTGCCCAGGGGACAATTACCATCGATAGAAAAAAGTTGTCCCAACTCACCCCAGCACAACGCGCAGGACAAGTTGGTATTGTATTCCAGCAATACAATCTCTTCCCTCACCTAACCGTAGAAGAGAATTGCATGCAACCACTTATGGTTACACATGGGATACTTGAAGATCATGCTCGAACACAAGCTCATGATTATTTAAAATTGGTCGACATGGAGGGTTTTGCTCATCGCTATCCAGCACAACTATCAGGTGGCCAGCAGCAACGCGTCGCACTTGCCCGGGCATTATGTCTTGAACCTCAAGTCTTGCTTTTGGATGAACCAACATCAGCACTTGATCCAACCAATACACAATCACTGGTATTATTGTTGCAACGCCTTGCAGCAGAGGGACTTGCAATTGTTATTTCAAGTCACGATATGGAATTTGTTCGGAGTATACTCGATCAAGCATACTTGATTGAGAAGGGAAAGCTCGTTGATAAATTTGACCGCCTTAATACTCCATTAAGGTCCGATTCACCGATCAATCGATTCTTGATGCCGAAAGCATAA
- a CDS encoding superoxide dismutase has translation MSGCNSTKVASEQKNPSGQKNQGIFMKKQVFEALTYPYSLPDLPYEYDALEPHFDEKTMNIHHTKHHQAYVNNLNAALEKHPHLQKKTLVELLADLNAIPADIRDAVRNHGGGHFNHTRFWEWLSPQGGGLPQATLLEAIELNFGSFESFKELFNKAALSRFGSGWAWLCMNKDKKLVVTSSLNQDSPLSEGLIPVLGLDVWEHAYYLLYQNRRPDYISAWWNIINWDVALDYYLKALEA, from the coding sequence ATGAGTGGGTGCAATTCAACAAAAGTTGCATCTGAACAAAAAAACCCATCGGGTCAAAAAAATCAAGGAATATTTATGAAAAAACAAGTATTTGAAGCGTTGACCTATCCGTATTCTTTACCAGATTTGCCCTATGAATATGATGCACTTGAGCCGCATTTTGATGAAAAAACTATGAATATTCATCACACCAAGCATCATCAGGCTTACGTGAATAATCTCAATGCTGCTCTGGAAAAACATCCACATTTGCAGAAGAAAACTCTCGTAGAGCTCCTTGCAGACCTAAATGCTATTCCAGCTGATATTCGTGATGCGGTGCGTAACCATGGTGGTGGCCATTTTAACCATACTCGCTTTTGGGAATGGCTTTCACCTCAAGGTGGTGGTTTGCCACAAGCAACATTACTTGAAGCGATTGAGCTCAACTTCGGTTCATTTGAAAGTTTTAAGGAGCTTTTTAATAAAGCTGCGTTGAGTCGTTTTGGTAGTGGCTGGGCATGGCTGTGCATGAATAAAGATAAAAAGTTGGTAGTTACCTCTTCGTTAAATCAAGATAGTCCTTTATCTGAAGGGTTGATCCCGGTTCTTGGGCTTGATGTGTGGGAGCATGCTTATTATTTGCTTTATCAAAATCGTCGCCCTGACTATATTTCAGCATGGTGGAATATTATTAATTGGGATGTTGCACTAGACTATTACTTGAAAGCGCTTGAAGCGTAA
- a CDS encoding PD-(D/E)XK nuclease domain-containing protein produces the protein MFEFKFNRTPEEAMRQILKIRYYEKYQHEGKSILLIGLSFNYKNKKLSVKYITQAMT, from the coding sequence GTGTTTGAATTCAAATTTAATAGGACCCCGGAAGAAGCAATGAGGCAGATTCTCAAGATACGGTATTACGAAAAGTATCAACATGAGGGTAAATCTATTCTTCTTATTGGCCTTTCTTTTAACTACAAAAACAAGAAGCTTTCTGTCAAATATATCACTCAAGCAATGACTTAA
- a CDS encoding rhodanese-related sulfurtransferase — protein sequence MNKKILLYYKYVHIANPQEIRDWQHELCSKLNLEGRIILAHEGINGTVAGSEASTDAYIATMNEHPLFGNIDFKQTPVPAEHNYFDRLRVVVKSEIVNLGINPDQLKAEDCATHLTPAQAHELLKNKPDDLVILDGRNYFEARVGKFEGAITPEVNTFRDFPKYIEQNLEQFKDKQVLMYCTGGIRCERASALLQEKGVAKKVFQILGGIHRYVEQFPEGFFRGKNYVFDRRITVKVNDDIVGTCDLCNAPCDDYTNCCNALCNKHFIGCKNCVESYANACSSQCNQLVKENKVSQRPYRIRVQI from the coding sequence ATGAATAAAAAGATATTACTGTATTACAAATATGTTCACATCGCCAATCCACAAGAAATTCGTGATTGGCAGCATGAACTGTGCTCAAAATTAAATCTTGAAGGCCGAATAATTCTGGCTCATGAAGGCATTAATGGCACCGTTGCTGGATCTGAAGCCAGCACAGACGCCTACATTGCTACTATGAATGAACACCCTTTATTTGGGAATATCGATTTCAAACAGACCCCTGTTCCAGCAGAACATAACTATTTTGACCGCTTGCGCGTTGTTGTTAAGTCTGAGATTGTTAACTTGGGTATTAACCCGGATCAATTAAAAGCCGAAGACTGTGCAACGCACCTGACCCCTGCGCAAGCACATGAACTCCTTAAAAATAAGCCTGATGACTTGGTCATCCTTGATGGAAGAAACTACTTCGAAGCTCGTGTTGGCAAGTTTGAAGGGGCAATAACTCCTGAAGTTAATACCTTCAGAGATTTTCCAAAATACATCGAGCAAAATCTTGAGCAATTCAAAGATAAACAAGTACTCATGTACTGCACGGGCGGCATTCGCTGCGAACGAGCTTCTGCGCTCCTTCAAGAAAAAGGCGTAGCAAAAAAAGTTTTCCAAATTTTAGGTGGTATCCACCGCTATGTTGAACAGTTCCCTGAAGGATTCTTTAGAGGGAAAAATTATGTCTTCGATCGTAGAATAACGGTCAAGGTTAATGATGACATTGTTGGCACCTGCGACTTATGCAATGCTCCTTGCGATGACTACACCAATTGTTGCAATGCTTTATGCAATAAACATTTTATTGGCTGTAAAAATTGTGTTGAAAGCTATGCTAATGCATGCAGTAGCCAGTGCAATCAACTGGTTAAAGAAAATAAAGTTTCCCAGCGCCCCTACAGAATACGCGTCCAAATCTAA
- a CDS encoding amino acid ABC transporter permease yields the protein MINGLFLFIKTSGPLLIQGLCSTILLSLCSITIGLSCGMIFGILLSHKLRVPLMAHILGFYVFCVRGIPFFVQLLVIYFVLPDLIGIELSPFAAGALALGNCSTGYVAEIVRAGINALPIGQWEASNALGYSTYETVRWIIIPQMLTHTTPALFNEFISLILSTSIISQIGELELTKVGANIIARHMNPLPVYAALAMLYLLITTIVSWTGKYLERRLRYGHRS from the coding sequence ATGATTAACGGACTATTTCTCTTTATCAAAACGTCAGGGCCTCTTCTCATCCAGGGGCTCTGTTCAACCATCCTGCTTTCACTGTGCTCTATCACTATCGGACTTTCATGCGGCATGATTTTTGGCATTCTGCTTTCGCACAAACTTAGAGTTCCTTTGATGGCGCACATACTTGGCTTTTACGTTTTTTGCGTACGAGGAATCCCATTTTTTGTGCAGCTTTTGGTAATTTACTTTGTCTTGCCTGATCTTATCGGTATCGAGCTGTCCCCCTTCGCTGCCGGAGCACTTGCTCTGGGCAACTGCTCCACCGGCTATGTCGCAGAGATTGTTCGGGCCGGCATTAATGCACTCCCGATTGGGCAGTGGGAGGCAAGTAATGCGCTTGGCTATAGCACCTATGAAACCGTCCGCTGGATAATCATTCCCCAAATGCTTACCCATACAACTCCAGCACTTTTTAATGAGTTTATTTCACTCATTTTAAGCACATCAATTATTTCACAAATCGGAGAGCTGGAGTTGACCAAAGTCGGGGCCAATATTATTGCCCGTCACATGAATCCGCTGCCCGTGTATGCAGCACTTGCAATGCTCTATTTGCTCATCACAACAATTGTTTCCTGGACCGGAAAATATCTAGAACGGAGGTTACGTTATGGTCATCGCTCATAA